One stretch of Arachis duranensis cultivar V14167 chromosome 1, aradu.V14167.gnm2.J7QH, whole genome shotgun sequence DNA includes these proteins:
- the LOC107460154 gene encoding probable receptor-like serine/threonine-protein kinase At5g57670 has protein sequence MKYIRTSSLKRLFSLKRRSFGDQSLGTLKDGEEIAVKRLTRTCRDERKEKEFLTEIGTIGHVHHNNVLPLLGCCIDNGLYLVFMLSTRGSVASLLHDEKLDTLDWKTRHKIAVGTARGLHYLHKGCKRRIIHRDIKASNILLTEDFEPQISDFGLAKWLPSQWSHHSIGPIEGTFGHLAPEYYLHGVVDEKTDVFAFGVFLLELISGRKPVDGSHQSLHTWAKPILKKGEEEKLVDPRLEGEYDGGELKRLAFAASLCIRASSIWRPTMTQVLEVMEEGEIDREKWKMPEEEEEEDEEEEFWGFDDLEYEYDTSLSMSLPDSTASTYI, from the exons ATGAAATACATTCGGACCAGCAGCTTGAAGAGGCTCTTCTCTCTGAAAAGGCGTAGTTTTGGAGACCAATCTCTGGGAACACTGAAGGATGGAGAGGAGATTGCAGTGAAGAGGCTCACAAGAACTTGCAGAGATGagaggaaagagaaagagtttctAACAGAGATTGGTACAATCGGCCATGTCCACCATAACAATGTTTTGCCTCTTCTTGGTTGCTGTATTGACAATGGCCTTTACCTTGTTTTCATGCTATCTACCAGAGGCTCTGTTGCATCCCTTCTTCAtg ATGAAAAGTTGGATACTTTGGATTGGAAAACAAGGCATAAGATAGCTGTTGGAACTGCACGTGGCCTCCATTACTTGCACAAAGGTTGCAAGAGAAGGATAATCCACCGAGACATTAAGGCATCAAATATTCTTTTGACAGAAGATTTTGAACCTCAG ATATCTGATTTCGGATTAGCAAAATGGCTTCCATCTCAATGGAGTCATCATTCAATTGGCCCAATAGAAGGGACATTTGG TCATTTGGCACCAGAATACTATCTGCATGGAGTTGTGGATGAGAAGACAGATGTATTTGCTTTTGGTGTGTTCTTGCTTGAACTCATTTCTGGAAGAAAACCAGTTGATGGGTCTCACCAAAGCTTGCATACTTGG GCAAAACCAATATTGAAGAAAGGGGAGGAAGAGAAGCTTGTGGATCCAAGGCTTGAAGGGGAGTATGATGGAGGAGAGTTAAAGAGACTTGCCTTTGCAGCATCCTTGTGCATTCGGGCTTCTTCAATTTGGCGACCAACCATGACTCAG GTATTAGAGGTAATGGAAGAGGGTGAAATTGACAGAGAGAAGTGGAAAATgccagaggaagaagaagaggaagatgaagaggaagagttttggggttttgatgaTCTTGAATATGAATATGACACTTCATTATCAATGTCACTACCTGATTCCACTGCAAGTACATATATTTAG